The proteins below are encoded in one region of Numenius arquata chromosome W, bNumArq3.hap1.1, whole genome shotgun sequence:
- the LOC141476558 gene encoding nuclear factor interleukin-3-regulated protein-like, which yields MFLMQLRKMQTLKKDHRPADTSNNVDKIMVLKSTLAEMSEELSTNEEILFTEASSGKSKFSACRRKREFIPDEKKDAMYWEKRRKNNEAAKRSREKRRLNDLVLENKLIALGEENATLKAELLSLKLKFGLITSAAYAQEIQKLSSSTAVYFQDYQSSKSNINSFVDEHEPSIVGSSCISVIKHSPQSSMSDMSEITSVECTQSSCMQNNCRSPENKFQFIKQEPMELERETRDDRSSQKASIYPHYVGTTFNMYLHSPPLFQVSRSSSNSPRTSETDDSAVGKSSDGEDEQQVPKGPIHSSVEHKNIHAAVKVPEVNSSALPHKLRIKAKAMQVKVEAVDNDYDAAQKLSSPIDMSSKRHVELEKHTAQNLVYSSCTPFSVQVTNIQDWSLKPELCHQKKLNLRTQSGCKTEIVEIKDSIFSVSESENLYLKQGITNLSAEVASLKRLITTQQISASDSG from the coding sequence ATGTTTCTGATGCAGCTGAGAAAAATGCAGACCCTTAAAAAGGATCACAGACCTGCTGACACAAGTAACAATGTGGACAAAATCATGGTACTTAAATCTACTTTAGCAGAAATGTCTGAAGAATTGTCTACAAATGAAGAGATACTGTTCACTGAAGCAAGTAGTGGAAAAAGCAAATTTTCAGCTTGCCGGAGAAAGCGAGAATTTATTCCagatgaaaagaaagatgctATGTATTGGGAGAAAAGACGGAAAAATAATGAAGCTGCTAAAAGATCTCGTGAAAAACGACGACTGAATGACCTTGTCTTAGAGAACAAACTAATTGCACTTGGAGAGGAGAATGCCACTTTgaaggcagagctgctttccttGAAGCTGAAGTTTGGTTTAATTACTTCTGCAGCCTATGCCCAAGAGATACAGAAACTCAGTAGCTCAACAGCTGTGTATTTCCAAGATTATCAAAGTTCCAAATCAAATATTAACTCATTTGTGGATGAACATGAACCATCTATAGTTGGTAGCAGTTGTATTTCTGTCATTAAACATTCTCCTCAAAGCTCTATGTCTGATATGTCTGAAATAACATCAGTAGAGTGTACTCAATCAAGTTGTATGCAAAACAACTGCAGAAGTCCTGAAAATAAGTTCCAGTTCATAAAACAGGAGCCCATGGAATTAGAAAGAGAGACGAGAGATGACAGAAGTTCACAGAAAGCATCCATATATCCACACTACGTGGGAACTACCTTTAACATGTACTTGCATTCTCCTCCTCTGTTCCAAGTCAGTAGGTCCTCCAGTAATTCCCCCAGAACTTCAGAAACTGATGACAGTGCAGTTGGAAAGTCATCTGATGGAGAAGATGAACAGCAGGTTCCAAAGGGTCCAATCCATTCCTCAGTTGAACATAAAAATATTCATGCAGCAGTTAAAGTTCCAGAAGTGAATTCTTCAGCTTTGCCTCACAAGCTTCGAATTAAAGCCAAAGCCATGCAAGTTAAAGTGGAAGCAGTAGATAATGACTATGATGCTGCACAGAAACTATCATCACCTATTGATATGTCATCAAAAAGACACGTTGAGCTTGAAAAACACACTGCACAAAACTTGGTGTATTCTTCTTGCACTCCTTTCTCAGTTCAAGTGACTAATATCCAAGACTGGTCTCTCAAACCAGAACTCTGTCATCAAAAGAAACTCAATCTAAGAACTCAGAGTGGTTGCAAAACTGAAATTGTTGAAATAAAAGACAGTATCTTCAGTGTCTCGGAGTCAGAAAACCTGTATTTGAAGCAGGGTATAACAAACTTATCTGCAGAGGTTGCTTCCCTTAAAAGACTTATAACTACACAGCAAATCTCTGCATCAGACTCTGGTTAA